Proteins from one Prevotella sp. E2-28 genomic window:
- a CDS encoding helix-turn-helix domain-containing protein → MALSKQNDKPIRRLFVWNIAVMMLYCGHFIYFNHFTSIIPVSDTIYAAMNLLVYPLYLIYISEITDRTPLSSKPNFLWVAFGIPSITVVAIGSTYLAMNAGTRLEFISNYLYQRQDSPIEGIILLQKWLHIGCHTIFAFQVIFVITAGFRRIRRFNKTIRQLYADTDHREIKYIPTLLLIFILTSMLSTIVNFIGRQFFVDSLIVALPSIGFSALLAALIWLGTKHRFTIHDIPQDQEDETIDSDTKADSVPTAQSAQIYIKLENIMNEQQTFLQQDVLLNDVAKLLGTNRTYLLRALSSCAHMTFKEYVNRKRIAHAEQLIASNPTMPKSEVATLSGYNSLSSFYRNYNTYKKENR, encoded by the coding sequence ATGGCATTATCAAAACAAAACGACAAACCCATACGCAGACTATTTGTATGGAACATTGCTGTTATGATGCTTTATTGTGGGCATTTCATCTATTTCAACCATTTTACATCGATTATACCTGTCAGCGACACCATCTATGCCGCCATGAACCTATTAGTATATCCGCTATACCTTATTTATATAAGCGAGATTACTGACCGAACGCCACTGTCTAGCAAACCCAACTTTCTCTGGGTGGCATTCGGCATTCCGTCTATAACGGTGGTAGCAATTGGTAGCACCTATCTTGCAATGAACGCCGGAACACGCCTCGAATTTATCAGTAACTACTTATATCAAAGGCAAGATAGTCCCATAGAAGGAATAATACTGCTCCAGAAATGGCTACACATAGGCTGTCACACCATATTCGCATTCCAGGTAATATTTGTTATCACTGCAGGATTCCGCCGCATACGGCGTTTCAACAAGACCATCAGGCAATTATATGCTGACACAGACCATCGTGAGATTAAATACATCCCCACCCTTTTGCTGATCTTCATCCTGACATCAATGCTATCTACCATTGTCAATTTCATTGGTCGTCAGTTCTTTGTTGACTCTTTGATTGTGGCGTTACCCTCTATAGGATTTTCTGCATTGTTGGCTGCGCTGATATGGTTGGGTACAAAACACCGTTTTACCATTCACGACATTCCCCAAGATCAGGAGGATGAGACCATTGATAGCGATACGAAAGCCGACAGCGTGCCAACAGCTCAGAGTGCACAGATATATATCAAACTGGAAAACATCATGAATGAGCAGCAAACATTCCTACAACAGGACGTTCTGCTTAACGATGTAGCCAAGCTTCTAGGCACCAACCGCACCTATCTGTTACGTGCTTTGAGCAGTTGTGCCCACATGACGTTCAAGGAATACGTCAACCGCAAACGCATAGCCCATGCTGAGCAGTTGATAGCAAGCAATCCAACCATGCCAAAGAGCGAGGTAGCAACGCTTTCCGGCTATAACAGCCTGTCATCATTCTACAGAAACTACAATACTTATAAAAAAGAGAATCGTTAA